Sequence from the Zeugodacus cucurbitae isolate PBARC_wt_2022May chromosome 2, idZeuCucr1.2, whole genome shotgun sequence genome:
GGCCTTCCAAGCGATTGGTCGCCGTTGAGTAACCACATTTGATGAAGAGTTGACTGCATTCGTCCTTGTTTAATGCGAAATGACCTACGTTGGGACACAGTGGCTCGCCGACGGAGCGTATTTGTATCTGTTCGAAATTACAACAAagttactaaaataaaaataatcaggCAATGTTGGTTATCTTACCATATTCATGAGTTTTATCTGCTCATCGTAGAGACCCGAGCGTGTCATCGATTTCTTCAGACAGTTATCGTTTTTATCGGGCTTATCGCAAAGATTCCTTTGTTCATGATACACAGTTCCCTTGGGACATTCGAAAACGGTAATTGCCATATCGTAGCTCTCGGCTTTCTCGGTACATTGATAGAATAAGTCACAACTCTTCGGATGCCGACGGAAGCCTGTTGGACAGACAAAGGTGTTTTGACCTTCGCCAGTTTGAGGGCACGGTGTGCTGTCATTTGTTGCAGGGCTTGGTTTTACTGTTGTTTCTGActcagttgttgttggtggcattGTAGACGGTACTGTGGTGGTAGCTATTtcagttgttgtagttggttCAGCAGTAGTTGTGGTTATCAGCTCCGTCGTTGAAGTAGGTTCTGTTGACGGCTCCTGTGTTGTGGTAGCTTGTTCCGTGCTTGTAGTTGGCGACTCAGTTGTTGGTTCAGTTGTGCTGGTATCGGTGGTTGTTTGCTCCGTTGTCGGTTTTGTGGGCTTTTCAGGCTTCTCCGTGGGCTTCTCAGTGGGCTTTTCGGTGGTCGTCCACTCCGTGGTAGCACCCTCTGTAGTGATTCCTGTGCCTGGCGCACTTGAGCAATTTCCCGAAACATTCTCGGGGAAGTTGCATGTCTCTAATGAAGTGTCCCAAACCGTACCATCCCCACAGCGGAAGctataaatttgatatttaccATCTTTTTTCGCGTCAACGCAACGATAGTAACGATTGCAATCCTCTGGATCGGGGTAGAAACCTTCGTTGGTGCAGACATGATTAACAGGTTCGACTGTTGTGGCAGGATAATCCTCGGTAGTCGACTGAGTTGTGGTATCGTCAGTACCCGGTTTATCTGTGGTGGGTTTATAGCCCGGTTTTGAAGTAACAGGGTACTGTGTTGTTTCTGTTGGAATGTTCGTAGTTGTTTGTGGTTGCAGTGTTGTTGTCGTCTCCGGTGAAGTGGTGGAAGAGCTTTCAATTGTGCTGGTACTCTCTGGAATTGTAGATGTTTCTGCGGTTGTCGTTTGTTGCGTAGTAGAATCGGTTATTGTTGTGGTTTGTGTCAGTTGTGTAGTTGTTGACCATTCACCGGGTTTAGCGGTTGTTGAAGTCTCCAATGTGTTTTCTGTAGTAATGGTTGAAGTCTCAGGTTCTTCAGTTTGACCTCCACACCTTTCAATATTTGCCGCGTAATCACAAGTTTGTTTTTCCTCACTCCAACCGGTACCCTTAGCACAGGTGAATTCGTATTTGGTATACGAATCTCCCTCTCGGACACAACGATAGAACTTCTTGCAGTTCATTGGATCAGCCATATAGCCTTCTCCTTGGCAGGTTTGTCCTGGTGGTAAATTCGGTATTGGCGTAGTCGTAACCGGTTGTGATGTTGTCGTAGAGTCATCCCCAGCTTCTGTACTCCAAGTCGTTGTCGTAGGTATTCCAGTGGATGtaatcattgttgttgtaggtatTCCAGTCGACGCAGCCGTCGTTGTTGTAGGTATTCCAGTTGATGTATCGGTCGTTGTCGTAGGTATCTCAGTTGTTGTCCATGTGGTTGATGTTTGTAAAGTTGTGGTTTCAGTTGGAACAGTGGTCGATGGGGTTGGGGTTTCTGTTAcggccgttgttgttgttgagctcTCTTCTGTGGTTGGTTTTTCAGATATTACTGTAGCGGTAGTACTCTCAATAGAGGTTTCTGTGGTTGCCGTCCAGGTCTCTGGCTCTTCGGTTTGTCCTTCGCATCGTTCAATATTCGCCGCATAATCACAAGTCTGTTTTTCCTCACTCCAACCAGTACCCTTAGCACAGGTGAATTCGTATTTGGTATATGAGTCTCCATCACGGACACAACGATAGAACTTCTTGCAGTTCATTGGATCAGCCATATAGCCCTCTCCTTGGCAGGTTTGTCCTGGTGGTAAATTCGGTATTGGCGTGGTCGATATCGGTTGTGATGTTGTCGTGGAGTCATCCCCAGCTTCTGTACTCCAAGTCGGCGtagccgttgttgttgtaggtattCCAGTCGACGCAGCCGTCGTTGTCGTAGGTATTCCAGTTGTAGTCCACGTTGTTGACGTTTGCAGTGTGGTTGTTTCAGTTGGCGTCGTGGTCGGCCTTTCCGTTACAACCGTTGTTGTTGAGCTCTCTTCTGTGGATGGGTTTTCTGCTGCAACCGTAGTAGTAGAACTCTCTATTGAGGATTCTGTAGTGGCGGTCGAGGTTTCTGGTTCTTCGGTTTGTCCGTCACAACGTTCAATATTCGCCGCATAATCACAAGTCTGCTTATCTTCACTCCAACCGGTGCCCTTAGCGCATGTGAATTCGTATTTGGTATACGAATCTCCCTCTCGGACACAACGATAGAATTTCCTGCAGTTCATTGGATCAGCCATATAGCCTTCGCCTTGGCAAGTTTGTCCTGGTGGTAAATTCGGTATAGGAGTGGTCGATATCGGTTGTGATGTTGTGGTAGAGTCATCCCCTGCTTCTGTACTCCAAGTCGATGTGGGGGTCGTTGTCGTAGGTATTCCAGTTGTAGTCCATGTGGTTGATGTTTGGGGGGTGGTACTTCCCGCTGAAACTGTGGTTGGATTTTCCGTTACGGTTGTAGTTACTAAGCTCTCTCCTGAGGTTGGTTTGGTAGTACTCTCAATTGAGGATTCTGTGGTTGCCGTCGAGGTCTCTGGCTCTTCGGTTTGTCCCTCACAACGTTCAATATTTGCCGCATAATCACAAGTCTGCTTATCCTCGCTCCAACCGGTACCCTTAGCACAAGTGAATTCGTATCGCTCATAAGTATCCCCGTTTTGAACACAACGATAGAACTTTCTGCAGTTCATTGGGTCAGCCATATAACCTTCACCTTGGCACGTTTGGCCTGGAGGTAAATTCGGTATTGGCGTGGTCGATGTCGGTTGTAATGTTGTCGTAGAGTCGCCTTCAGTTGTTGAAGGTTGTGTTGAGGCAGAGGTCGTAGGGTTTGTGGTCGTGGGTGATGATGTGGTCGAAAAAGCCTCTGTTGTAGTCCAAGTTGTTGGGCTTTGAGTAGATATTGTTGTTGGACTTTCAGTTATGGTCGTGGTTGTTGTCGATATAGATTGTGTAGTTAATTCCAAAGCCGGAGTTTGCGTTGAAGTCTGTGCTTGAGTAGTGGTGGGTCGTGATGTGACTGGGGTGGTCGAAGGTGATGAAGTTGTCGTTGTTTGACCTTGGGGAGTGGTAGGTTTCGCTGTACCCGCATTTGGATTACACATATTCAAATCGTGATTGCATGTCTGCAATTCGTTGTCCCATACAGTACCATCCCCACACTTGAAGGGATATTGCGTAAAGCCACCCTGACCATTGCTCACACAACGATAGAAAACGGTGCAGTCTTTGGGATCACCAATAAATCCTTCCGATCGGCATATGCCAGGAGTCAATATCGGTCTCTGAGTACTTACAGTGGGTGGCGCACTTATGGGTGTTTGTGTAATATCACCGGGGCGATTTGTAGTTTGCATAGGTCTTGCAGTGGTTGGTTTCTGTACTTGTGTGGGTGGTTGTGTAGACTGTTGAGAAACCGTAGTGCTCGGACTTGGCGGCACTGTAGTCGTTTGTGTTGTAGTTGATTGCTGACTGGGGCTTCCTGTTCCACAATTTTTATCCTTAACCGCCCATGCATGATTACAGGCGACAATTGCGCTATCCCAAACGGTTCCAGGTCCACAGGTAAATGGTACTTTGTCATAACCGCCCTTACCGTTGTCGACACACCGATAAAATTTGGCGCAATCATTTTCATCGCCCACAAATTTTGTGTTCTTGTCGCAATTACCTGATGGCTTCGATTGAATGggggctgttgttgttgaaccTTGACTTGTGGTAGTTGACTGGGTGCTGCTTGATTCTTGTGTTGTGCTGCCCTGTTGGTTGGTTGAGGATCCTTGCGATGTAGTGCCTTGTGTTGTTGACGAACTCTGAGTTGTAGAGGAGCCTTGATTGCTGCTGGAGCCTTGTGAGGTTGTTGTACTTTGGCTTGATGAATTCTCTTGATTGCTTGAACTGCTTGATGATGATTGCTGACTTGAGCTTGTACTACTTGATGTGCTTGATTGCTCATTACTTGAACTTGAGGAGCCGGTCTGACTACTACCAGATGATTGCTGACCTGAACTGGTACTACTTGAAGTGCTTGATTGCTCATTGCCTGAACTTGAGGATCCGGACTGACTACTACCCGATGATTGCTGACCTGAACTGGTACTACTTGAAGTGCTTGATTGCTCACTGCTAGATGTTCCTTGTGTTGAGCTTGCGGAACCAGATTGTGTACTACCCGATGATTGCTGACTTGAACCGGATTGATTGCTTCCTGATGACTGCTGGTTTGAACTCGACGAACCTTGATTGGAACTAGAACTTGTGCTTGTTGAACCTGATTGATTGTTATTTGAAGATTGTTGACTTGATGTCGCGTTAGAGCTACTACCACCACTAGCCATAACTCGACATTGCTCCTTTTGCACGTCCGTC
This genomic interval carries:
- the LOC105209119 gene encoding mucin-2 — encoded protein: MASATQMAPFPYPLHSSSSSNNNHKSKSNNTMKQQHTKIPPQAHLRRQLHCSNNNCNNSNGGNNNRTTTTNTIRATLSLFCQFLTVYCILLTASGSVRMAQAQDEPLSAANAVTAPGYHAQPSYADALPNGFHCPDEGLYADDYDCRIYYRCETKTNDYIKAYAFACKSGTVFSRNLRLCMPPQLAGREECSDYMNEIDTDNGDNGVDGQQLPLLTYGSANNGNGIYATASNTGATSAEADAASFADAAAAAAAAAAETATRGQLQNYGLSGLGGVSVISFSTSAARSAGGSAIDEQGPPCEDDGFMSDPDDCTIFYRCISNGRTFNKIGFRCSDGTAWDAALQSCNHIHSVRADGGCKGKADNLVLADYAADTTQSTQTNYQNTTTSSSSNQQSSTSSSSNTSSSSSSSSSSNSTSSNTSNTSGAGGNQQQTSTQSSSTESNTSNQQSQSSTQSSSSSSQQSSTSSTSSTSTSSINQGASNNQTSGSNQSSANNQSNSSNQSGSNSSSNQSNTNNQSSSSNQSGSSSQSGSNNQSSNTGQSSSSNQSSANNQTSSGSQSATSNEANNSSNQSSSGNQSGSTNQSGTNNNQSGSNNQSSSTNQSSSSNQSSSGNQSGSNNQSSSSNQSSSNNQSSSGNQSGSSNQSSGNKPNTATECKNDETYIPDKEDCTKFYRCRDNGNGGLEQVPFTCGPGTVWNQDEKVCDIPTSEQKEKCKQMLNINGSTNTTSNNQQSGSGQQSSNNQTGSQSTNNNQNQTSSSSNQSSSTGSQTSTSNQSASSSNQSSSSNQSNNIQSNQQQQQANQTTTTQKPSNPEGDCKDTETYLADKSDCRRFYRCVDNGNGGFDKIAFDCAPGTVWDPDVLGCNHPTDVQKEQCRVMASGGSSSNATSSQQSSNNNQSGSTSTSSSSNQGSSSSNQQSSGSNQSGSSQQSSGSTQSGSASSTQGTSSSEQSSTSSSTSSGQQSSGSSQSGSSSSGNEQSSTSSSTSSGQQSSGSSQTGSSSSSNEQSSTSSSTSSSQQSSSSSSSNQENSSSQSTTTSQGSSSNQGSSTTQSSSTTQGTTSQGSSTNQQGSTTQESSSTQSTTTSQGSTTTAPIQSKPSGNCDKNTKFVGDENDCAKFYRCVDNGKGGYDKVPFTCGPGTVWDSAIVACNHAWAVKDKNCGTGSPSQQSTTTQTTTVPPSPSTTVSQQSTQPPTQVQKPTTARPMQTTNRPGDITQTPISAPPTVSTQRPILTPGICRSEGFIGDPKDCTVFYRCVSNGQGGFTQYPFKCGDGTVWDNELQTCNHDLNMCNPNAGTAKPTTPQGQTTTTSSPSTTPVTSRPTTTQAQTSTQTPALELTTQSISTTTTTITESPTTISTQSPTTWTTTEAFSTTSSPTTTNPTTSASTQPSTTEGDSTTTLQPTSTTPIPNLPPGQTCQGEGYMADPMNCRKFYRCVQNGDTYERYEFTCAKGTGWSEDKQTCDYAANIERCEGQTEEPETSTATTESSIESTTKPTSGESLVTTTVTENPTTVSAGSTTPQTSTTWTTTGIPTTTTPTSTWSTEAGDDSTTTSQPISTTPIPNLPPGQTCQGEGYMADPMNCRKFYRCVREGDSYTKYEFTCAKGTGWSEDKQTCDYAANIERCDGQTEEPETSTATTESSIESSTTTVAAENPSTEESSTTTVVTERPTTTPTETTTLQTSTTWTTTGIPTTTTAASTGIPTTTTATPTWSTEAGDDSTTTSQPISTTPIPNLPPGQTCQGEGYMADPMNCKKFYRCVRDGDSYTKYEFTCAKGTGWSEEKQTCDYAANIERCEGQTEEPETWTATTETSIESTTATVISEKPTTEESSTTTTAVTETPTPSTTVPTETTTLQTSTTWTTTEIPTTTTDTSTGIPTTTTAASTGIPTTTMITSTGIPTTTTWSTEAGDDSTTTSQPVTTTPIPNLPPGQTCQGEGYMADPMNCKKFYRCVREGDSYTKYEFTCAKGTGWSEEKQTCDYAANIERCGGQTEEPETSTITTENTLETSTTAKPGEWSTTTQLTQTTTITDSTTQQTTTAETSTIPESTSTIESSSTTSPETTTTLQPQTTTNIPTETTQYPVTSKPGYKPTTDKPGTDDTTTQSTTEDYPATTVEPVNHVCTNEGFYPDPEDCNRYYRCVDAKKDGKYQIYSFRCGDGTVWDTSLETCNFPENVSGNCSSAPGTGITTEGATTEWTTTEKPTEKPTEKPEKPTKPTTEQTTTDTSTTEPTTESPTTSTEQATTTQEPSTEPTSTTELITTTTAEPTTTTEIATTTVPSTMPPTTTESETTVKPSPATNDSTPCPQTGEGQNTFVCPTGFRRHPKSCDLFYQCTEKAESYDMAITVFECPKGTVYHEQRNLCDKPDKNDNCLKKSMTRSGLYDEQIKLMNMIQIRSVGEPLCPNVGHFALNKDECSQLFIKCGYSTATNRLEGQLFRCPQGFAYWAVSRRCERAQKLLNCTPTKYEIGGDLPVEWANIGNRRRNLKI